The Oncorhynchus masou masou isolate Uvic2021 chromosome 14, UVic_Omas_1.1, whole genome shotgun sequence region agtaatgaccagtgttattgagacggtcctctatgtagtaatgaccagtgttattgagacaggcatctatgtagtaatgaccagtgttactGAGACAGTcatctatgtagtaatgaccagtgttattgagacggtcctctatgtagtaatgaccagtgttattgagacggtcctctatgtagtaatgaccagtgttattgagacagggtctatgtagtaatgaccagtgttattgagacaggcatctatgtagtaatgaccagtgttattgagacggtcatctatgtagtaatgaccagtgttattgagacggtcctctatgtagtaatgaccagtgttattgagacggtcctctatgtagtaatgaccagtgttattgagacagggtcaatgtagtaatgaccagtgttattgagacggtcctctatgtagtaatgaccagtgttattgagacagggtctatgtagtaatgaccagtgttactGAGACAGTcatctatgtagtaatgaccagtgttattgagacggtcctctatgtagtaatgatcagtgttattgagacggtcctctatgtagtaatgatcagtgttattgagacggtcctctatgtagtaatgaccagtgttattgagacagggtctatgtagtaatgaccagtgttattgagacaggcatctatgtagtaatgaccagtgttactGAGACAGTcatctatgtagtaatgaccagtgttattgagacagtcctctatgtagtaatgaccagtgttattgagacggtcctctatgtagtaatgaccagtgttattgagacggtcctctatgtagtaatgaccagtgttattgagacggtcctctatgtagtaatgaccagtgttattgagacggtcctctatgtagtaatgaccagtgttattgagacagtcatctatgtagtaatgaccagtgttattgagacggtcctctatgtagtaatgaccagtgttattgagacggtcctctatgtagtaatgaccagtgttattgagacagtcatctatgtagtaatgaccagtgttattgagacggtcctctatgtagtaatgaccagtgttattgagacaggcatctatgtagtaatgaccagtgttactgagacagtcctctatgtagtaatgaccagtgttattgagacagtcctctatgtagtaatgaccagtgttattgagacggtcctctatgtagtaatgaccagtgttattgagacggtcctctatgtagtaatgaccagtgttattgagacggtcctctatgtagtaatgaccagtgttattgagacagtcctctatgtagtaatgaccagtgttattgagacggtcctctatgtagtaatgaccagtgttattgagacggtcctctatgtagtaatgaccagtgttattgagacggtcctctatgtagtaatgaccagtgttactgatacggtcctctatgtagtaatgaccagtgttattgagacggtcctctatgtagtaatgaccagtgttattgagacggtcctctatgtagtaatgaccagtgttattgagacggtcctctatgtagtaatgaccagtgttattgagacggtcctctatgtagtaatgaccagtgttattgagacggtcTGCCTGATCCTGTAAGAGGGgaagtgcctctctctctcaatgtgctGTCATGACCATCATTAATGCAGTGATTATGAGGAAGTTGGTGATGTTTCTGGGAGTGGCATGATGGTTAATGTCATCTCTTCTCTATTGCTGTGTCATTCCTCTCTGTAGGCACAGGGATCCTGTCTCCACTCCCAGAGGAAAACCCTCACTGGTGGAACGCCAACATGGTGTAAGTTCCAGGATttggtgtgtctgtgtccagtTGATCTTTATAAAGGTGTAAGAAGACCTGCCACTGATGTTGTGCTTCCTCTCCAGGTTCATCCCCTACTGCTCTAGTGATGTGTGGAGTGGTGCCTCAGCCAAGACAGACCACAGTAAGACATGACTATTAGCCATTCTAATGTGTGTTTGCATTTTCTAATGGAGGTCAGTCAACCAAACACCCAATCAATAAATCAACCAAACACCCAATCAATAAATCAAACAATCAACCAAACACCCAATCAATAAATCAACCAATCAGCCAATACATCAATCAaataatcaaccaatcaatcacccAATCAACTAATCAATCAACCAAGCAACCAATAAAACAAGCAACCGATCAGCCAACCAACCAAGATATTAATCGATCATTCAATCAATTAACTTAAACATATTTTCCTAGAGGGAAATTGGTTATTTCATTGAGTCATCCATGATAGACATAGGATAGGTAGGTATGTTGTGTGCATTGTGTTGGTCACTCTGCACTCAATGTATTGTGttggtgactgactgtctgtctgcgtgcCGTCTGTGTGCAGGTGGCTACGCCTTCATGGGGTCTCTGATCATTCAGGAGGTCGTGAAGGATCTGCTGACCAAGGGGCTTGACAACGCCAAGGTTCTACTACTGGCTGGCAGCAGGTGGGTGGGGCCCCATGttggtgtgggtgtgtctgtgttaaCGTAATGTAAATATGTTTAATTAACTGGAACTGTGTGTCACTAGAGATtaaagtgagtgagtgtgtctgtttgtacctgtgtgtgtttgtatcgattcctgtgtgtgtgtgtgtccatgcttgtgtgtgtgtgtgtgtgtgtgtgtgtgtccatgcttgtgtgtgtgtgtccatgcttgtgtgtgtgtgtgtgtccatgcttgtgtgtgtgtgtgtgtgtccatgcttgtgtgtgtgtgtgtgtccatgcttgtgtgtgtgtgtgtgtccatgccagtgtgtgtgcatctatgcCTGTGTGTGCATTATCTGTGTGTCTCTTCTCTACCCCACAGTGCGGGAGGGACGGGGTCCTGTTGAACGTGGACCCTGTGGCTGAGCTGCTGGAGGGGTTGGGGCACCCTGGGATCCAGGTGAGGGGTCTGGCTGACTCGGGCTGGTTCCTGGACAACAAGCAGTACCGATCTACTGACTGTCACGACACCATCAGCTGTGCCCCCACGGAGGCCATCAAGAGAGGCATCAAGTAAGAGAGCACTCCACCACTATAGCTGCAGTCTCTGGGACCATATTCACAATCTCAGATTAGGGGTGCTGATATATGATCAGTTTTCCAACTTTTAGATCATATTCAATAAAATCATATGGATAGGGAGGACTGATCCTAGATCGGCACTCCTATTCTGAACTGCTTTCTGAGTGGTTCGGGCCAGAGTGTTTCTCATGGCCCAGTGGCCTGATCAGGATAAGCTATAGGCCctagttgtactgtactgtgtcgcTTCATTGTTAAATGGATTGAAAATATTGAACCCCCTCGTctaaggctgcatttacacagctCAATAATTGGcaaaagatctgatctgattgggatgtttgtgtaaacacagcctgagagatctgatctgattgggatgcttgtgtaaacacagccttagAGATTTGATCTGATCGGGATGCTTGTGTAAACGCAACCTTAGAGATCTGATTGAGATGCTTGTGTAAACACAACCTTAGAGATCTGATCTGATCATGATGCTTGTGTAAATACAGCCTTAGAGATTTGATCTGATCGGGCTTCTTATGTAGACTCATGCTTAGTAGCCTATTCTTCAGGTCCTATATGAACTGACACTGTAAGATGTTGAACACTGACCTCTTGTCACCAGGTACTGGGGCAGCGTTGTGCCAGAGAGGTGTAGACAGGTCCACCTGGGGGAGGAGTGGAACTGTTTCTTTGGCTACAGAGTGTTCCCCTCCATAAAGAGTGAGTGCTAGCAAAGGTTAATTAATTCATTTGTGAATTTGCACAGATatctgtgtatgtctctgtgtgtcagtgtgttcaTTATGGAGCCTGAGCCTGtgcatgcgtttgtgtgtgtgtgttcacttttGCATACATTACAACCTCCCTCCACACAGGCCCAGTGTTCGTGGTCCAGTGGTTGTTCGACGAGGCCCAGCTGACCGTGGACAACATCCATCTGACCGGTCAGCCCGTCCAGGAGGGGCAGTGGCGGTACATCCAGAACCTAGGCATCGAGCTGAGGAACACGCTCAAAGATGTCCCGTAAGCACCTGCAAATTTAGAGTTACTCTTACAGCAAATTTAGAGTTACTCTTACAGCAAATTTACAGTTACTCTTACAACAAACTTACAGTAACTCATACAACAAACTTACAGTAACTCATACAGCAAACTTACAGTAACTCTTACAACAAACTTACAGTAACTCTTACAGCAAACTTACAGTAACTCTTACATCAAACTTACAGTAACTCTTACAGCAAACTTACAGTAACTCTTACATCAAACTTACAGTAACTCTTACAGCAAACTTACAGTAACTCTTACAGCAAACTTACAGTAACTCTTACAGCAAACTTACAGTTACTCATACAGCAAACTTACAGTAACTCTTACAGCAAaagattgacagacagacagtgtgtcaaGGTTATGCTGCCAACTGTGTTCAACAAGTCTCATGTATTTGCATACATTTTCAGGGCCATGTTTGCTCCAGCTTGCCTCTCACATGAAGTCATCACAAGGAAGTAAGTAtcaatctctctgtctttcatcttccacctgggtcatgttcagttgGGCACATCGTATATAAAGGCTTTACAACAGAAAATGAAAATTGTGTTGTAATTGGACACATTTATCACTTGGTTTTTAAACTTTCTTCAAACCTGGGTTGCGTTCAGTAGGGCACACCatatacaaaaaaaacattttgaaacaaaAAATGGAAATCTGTGTTGTTATTGGACAAATCTAAATAGTACCTCCACCTTTCACTGCTTTTTCCCTACTGAACACCATTCTAATTAGAGAGAGATATGTGTGATGTctctgttaatttttattgtttaccttacttgctttggcaatgttaacacatgtttcccatgccaataaagccccttgaattgaattgaattgataattCTGTGTCAGCTAGCTGTTTATTGTGACGTGATCTAACAGTGCCCTCTTGTGGCTGGTCTGTTACAGTTACTGGATCGACGTTCAGGTCAAAGGCACCTCCCTTCCCCGAGCCCTGCACTGCTGGGACCGCAGTCTCCAAGACAACAGCCGGAACAACAAGGCCCCGCCCAAGGGCTGCCCCGTCCATTTGATTGACAGCTGCCCCTGGCCACACTGCAACCCCACCTGCCCCACCATCCGGGACCAGTTCACGGGCCAGGAGATGAACGTGATCCAGTTCCTCATGCACATGGGCTTTGACGTGCAGAAGATGGCCCAGCAGCAGGGAATGGACCCCAGCAAGCTACTGGGGATGCTGAGCAGTGGGAGCTAAGGAGACAGGAGTAAAGTCTTAGTACAGTAGACTAAACCAGGGGGCTATGGGGCCAAATCCTAACTTTGAGAtcccagaattttttttttttaaatacttgtTTTAATCTCCGGTTGACATCAATGTTtgatttaaagggatagttcacttttGGGGGAGTGGGGGGATTTTAGCTTATTTTTAACTTGAAGTATCCTTTTAAGCAAAAGACTTGAGTTTTGTGTGGATCTCAAGGTAGGATTCGACACCAAGTCTGGTCCCCACATCTGATACCTCCAGCTCTGCTCCCCATGTTCCCTGTCCCCATCCCATTCACCTCAGCCCTAACCTCAGTCACACCTAAGGGCTAcagtctgacccctgaccctcacCCCCAACCCACCCGACAGAGCCTCTCACAACCCAGTACTATTAGGAGTACTAGGGCAAACACTCCACATAGACAAGGCACACCTCTCTGCTACTCTCCTTAAATTATCTTTTGGTTGGGAAAGAAAAAGAATAATCACGAATGTAATCCAGTTTTAAGGATGCTCATTGTTTAGTTGCTATTTgctctgtttgtttttttgttttttaccttAACTTTTATCCTGTGTCGGTTGTTTTTAATTGTGTCATTGTTAAAAAGGCAGCAATGACTTAAGGAAGTGTTTTAAAGGAGTCTATGTAAAATATATGAAGTAAACACAATGCTTAAGTCTGTCTAACTGTGGGTCTCTTCTACCATAGCATTTTCTCCTCAAGTCAAGAACAGGCGCATACACACATTAAAGGTGTGGAAAGCACTGGACAAGTAGTCCTTCTCTAAGGAGGAGGCAGTGACTgcttcccaaatgccaccctattccctatatagtgcactacttttgaccaggcactagggtggcactagggtgccatttgggatgcaacaatAACATGGAAATAACTGTGGATTATTCAGTGAGGTGAAACGTTCAGAATGTTACAGATAGAAATGGAACGAATAGATCAGACACGATTCCCAATATTAACTTGCCAGATATCACATCTACACAACACATATCTATCTGAACGTTCTGTAACCCTTGCACCCTCCTGAACAGGGTCAGTATTTACCCCGTCTCATCTCCAAAGCAGTGGAGGGTTGGGAaaagagtggaaagagagaggcaggatgagaaAGGAAGAATGCAGCAACCCAGCTCTCACCGCTGATCATCACCACAGCACACTGTAACAACAACTGCATCAGACTGTTCTTAATGTGATGCTAGGCAACACATGAAACAAATCACCAGCTGGCTGACAGTTTGTTACTCCATGGCTTGATGCGGTATCATAAAGGCATAACGGCTGCAACCCGGAATTGACCAGTCAGATTGCGAGACCGGAATGAACCTTTATATAATGAGCAATACACGTTCAGGTTCATTTGAAAACCGCAGGAATTGTATGAGGACCAATGAGAACTTAGACACAACCACCAAAGGTAGTGATTGGGTGTCACCTATTGGCAATTGGAGGAACATCATGAAAGTTCAACCAAAGGTTTCTCACGGGGCTTCCAACTAAAGAAATTATGATTCAGATGGTTGTGGTACAGAAGAGTCCATTATACCGGTAACTACAGTCCTTACCTTGACACAGGTAGACATGGTTCAGATCCTAAAGGTATTGAACACAGAAACAGAATTCTAGAGGAATTCTAGAGGAATTCTGATTCTATGATTGACCATAAAGTAGGATCTCATTTCCACACCGTGCCAGTCTAGAGTTCTACGGTGCTCTCCCTGATTTGTGGTGCTCAGATGGGTCTCAGTGCTGGTGGGCCTTGATTTAGCATGTGTGGCACAATGGAAACAATaaaatagtcccaaaagtgcaagcCACTCACCCTCCCAGCTAACACTCCTCCACGCAGGCTCAATCAAACACTCAAAGTATCTGAAAATGAAACAAAAACTGCATGAATCCAGGTTCTGTAGGTCACTCACACAGGCCCACTAATAGTTAATCTATACCACAGTGCCAATGCATGTAGTCCTCTTTACCTCTCAACAGAATCATCAGCTATACTCCTTTTTAGTCAGCCATGACAGTTTCcatgcatacagtatatcaccGCATCAGAAGGTGAACTACACATTAGATGGGCTTTGTTGAACAACAAACTGTAGAATCAATGCAATTTCCATTCAAATGGAGAAGAACATCACATACTGGATTCTTTTGTCTGAGTGTATAGGTTATTTTTAAGTGTTCACTATTGTAACTCCTTCTCTTTATATTTTGTAATAGAAAATCACTTTTTAATATAATGATAATGTTGTATGTACTGTAATGCTCAATGTTAAGTCATATGAACGATGTTTTAAAGGACCTCTCAGCAGATGCCAGAGAAGGAAAGGTATTACTCATTGTCATTTTGTTCTGTAACATATTTTTTAACAGAGAACTCAAGCTACATTGGTAATTTACATATTTATTTTGTTATGTAAATCATATTTATAAGTGCTATATTCACAGAGAAGTGATTCTTTGTAAATTGTAAATATATTGctgttttttttctctttgtGTTGATTGCAAGTCTTTGTATCAGACTTTAAAGAAAGGACACATTACAATTATTTCAAAAGAAACTTTTTCTTGTTGtctttttgatgtcttcaccattctGCCTCAATCTACAGTACCAATAGTGGACTCCTTGACTCACACAGTACACGCACATATGAATTAGGGTAGAAACTGATAGTGTAGATAGTGTCTATTTTGAAGTTTTACTTTCCCTACCTACCTTATTTTAAATGCACTTACATAGTTCTGgctaagtgtctgctaaatggttcAAATGTAGAAACTCAACATCTTATCAGGCTTTTATTTGATTTACAAATGAATTTCAATTAGTTACTATACCTTGACTGTCACATGAAACTCAATCTCAAAACTCAGCTCAAAGCTGGTAGCTACTAGTATCTCATGTATAATCATCCCTAGGACCTGTATATAACTGCTGGCCCAAATGGCCGTCTTGGGCTCTTTTCCCTGTCATTACGTTGGGGATAAATGCCAGGCAGTCTCCCAGTGAGAGACTGAgcatgatagagagagacagaaaaagagagagagagaatgagaaagagagagtctgaCTCTAAGTAAGTTCCCTCTGTCCCAGAAACACGACTCTCCACGCTGGTGCCTGATGG contains the following coding sequences:
- the LOC135553854 gene encoding palmitoleoyl-protein carboxylesterase notum1a-like, with product MLSVFYKSTDTRDNRHTSLYIADELKAVINDLGPQKVFALVTDQAAFMFAALSKVEESYPHITPIGYLKCIKKREHFCLKPIHATAYMLDPKYAGKSNLSGTGILSPLPEENPHWWNANMVFIPYCSSDVWSGASAKTDHSGYAFMGSLIIQEVVKDLLTKGLDNAKVLLLAGSRWVGDGVLLNVDPVAELLEGLGHPGIQVRGLADSGWFLDNKQYRSTDCHDTISCAPTEAIKRGIKYWGSVVPERCRQVHLGEEWNCFFGYRVFPSIKSPVFVVQWLFDEAQLTVDNIHLTGQPVQEGQWRYIQNLGIELRNTLKDVPAMFAPACLSHEVITRNYWIDVQVKGTSLPRALHCWDRSLQDNSRNNKAPPKGCPVHLIDSCPWPHCNPTCPTIRDQFTGQEMNVIQFLMHMGFDVQKMAQQQGMDPSKLLGMLSSGS